Genomic segment of Umezawaea sp. Da 62-37:
CCGCAGAAGTTGCGCGCGGTCGGCAACTCCCGCGAAGTCGGCGACATCCGCGCACGCCGCCCCGAGTTGGTGGCATCCTTCGCCGAGCACGGCTCGAACCCGATGGTCTCCATGATCAACGTGGCGATGGATCCCGACGGGGTGCTGCGAGTGCTCGTGGGCTTTCACCGCACCGCGGCCGCGGTCGCGGTCACAGAACTGGAGAACCCCGACCTCCTCATCGACGTCCTGGTGCACGCACCCGGCACCACCCGCCAGGACGTGTTGGTCGCCCAAGGACTGGAAAACCTGCACAGGGAGAGCTTCACCCCGGCCGAGGAAGCCGGTCTCTACGGTCAACTCGCCCTCGAAGGGCTGGACGAGGAAACGATCGCCCGCAAGCTGAGCCTGCCCGACACCCAGATCCGCGCCGGCCTCGCCATCGCGTCCAGTGTCCGCACCCAGACCGCCGCCACGGCCCTGCCCGATGCCGACCTGCTGCTGCTGGCCCAGCTCGCCGAGTTCGGCGACGACGAGGAGGCCCACCAGAAGCTGGTCACCGTGTTGCACAACCAGCCCCGCAGCTTCGACTGGACGATCGGGCAGTTGCGGCGCGACCGGGAACAGCGCGCCGAGCAGATCCGACAAACGCACTTGCTCCTCGACCAGGGGTGCACCCTCATCGAGGACGAGGACGACCTACCCGAGGGCGTCGTACGACTGGACGAGTTGTGCGACAAGGACCTGCGACCGCTCGACCCGCAGGGGCACGCCGACTGTCCGGGGCGTGCGCTCTCCGTCTGGGTCGATCGCGACTTGGAGGTCGACGTCGTCGAGTTCTGTGTGGACCCCGCCGGTTACGGCCACCAGAGCATCGTCACGGCACGCGTCGCCGTCGCCGAAGAGAAGCTGCGATCCGACGGCGTGCCGATCGTCGATCCCGACGGTGACGGGAATGCCGAACTGCGCACCCTGTTCGCCGACTCCCAGGCCGGAGACGTCCTCACCGTCGACGAGCACGCCGACTGCCCCGGCCACGCCGCCTACGTCGACTACGACGACTACCGCGAGACCGCAGAGGTCCACTACGTCTGCGTGAACTTCGCCGCCCGCGGGCACGTCCTGCGCGCCACGCGGGTCGTGCCGGTGCAGCCCGAGCGCGACGCCGTATACAAGGCGGCCGAGATCAAGCGGGCGGGGGTGAACAATAAGGCCTGGCGTGAGGCCAAGACCGAGCGCCGGGAGTGGCTGATCGGCTACTTCGCCGACTGGCGCGGCACCAAGGCCAAGGCGAACCCCAAGTCCAAGGCCAAGATCAAGGGGATCAAGTTGCCCGCGCGGGTGCACCACTGGCTCGCGCTCGCTCCCGTGCTGGCCAGTGACTACCTGGCCGAGGCCGCGCCCGCGCACCGCTACGCCTGCACGCTGCTCAAGCTGCCCGAACCCAAGGACAAACGGCGCGAGCACAACCCGCTGGTGGAGCACCTTCGCAAGCAGACCACCACCGAGAACCAGGCCGTCGCCATCCGCCTGGCCCAGATCATCGGCGCCTGCGAGCAGCACTGGGACCTCGAATACACCAAGGAAGCCAGTGCCAGTTGGCGGGACCCCAGCAAGAACACCCGCTACTACTTCGCGCTGATGGAAGCGTTGGGCTACCCCCTCTCACCGGTCGAGCGGCTGATCAACAACCCCGAACTCGACCACGAGAAGTGGCCCCACCTCATCCCCACCGAGCAGGCCGACCACCAAGCGGCGTGACCTCCGCCGCTCCCGCCAGCCGGGCCCGCGCCCGCTTCCCCCGGCGCGGGCCCGGCTTCCCGGTCTCACCCGGCCGCCGAACACGCACCGACTGTCGACGGCCGGGTGAGACCACCACGACGACGAAGGAGAAACCCCGTGGCCGATGCCCGACCGCCTTCAGGGCCCGACCTGCTCGACTCGATCCGCAGCACCGATCCCCGCGTCGACCTTGTGATCGCCGCCTTCATCGAGCAACGCCTCGCTTGGACGAGCGATGACCCCGTCGATCAGGTGATGCCACTGGTGCTGCAGTCGATGGCCGAGAGCATGTACGTCATCGGTGCCCACCGGCTGCTCCAACGACTGGACACCCTCGTGATCCGCGAGTGGGTCGGCAAGAACGGCGAAGACGCCCTCTTCGTGGTGATGAGCCGTGTCGACGATCGGGTCCGCGAGTTGACCTACCAGCTTGAGCAGGTCCGGACCGCGCTGCGGTTGACCGATGAGCCGGGAACCGGCGAGTCCGACGTCACCTGACCGCGTCCCTGCTCGGTGAAGGCCACAGGCAGGCCCGTACGTACCCGACCGCGTATGACCGATCCACCACGACTACGAAAGGAATCCCACCGATGAGTGTCACCCCATCCGCACGCGTGCTCGGTGAGCCGCGAGACCTGATCGCCGCCATTCCTCATCTGCTGGGCTTTCACCCCCACGACTCTCTCGTGCTCGTATGCGTGAAACACCGGCAGACCGTCGCCTCCCTGCGTATCGACCTGCCGCCTGCCCGACACCGACAGGCACATGCAGTCCAAGCCCTCGACATGGCGCGAGGCCAGGACGTGGACGGCATCCTGCTGTTCGTCATCGGCGGCGGAGTCTGGGTGTCCTCGGCGAGCGAACTGCCGCACAGCGGATTGATCGAGGTGATGAAGCAGACCGCGACCTCCATGGGAATGCGCACCATTCTCGCCGTATGGGCAGAGTCCACACAGGCCGGTGCACGCTGGCACGGCTATGACAGCCCCGACTGGACCGGAACGGTACGCGACCCCAGCACTACCGCGCTCGCGGCGGCCACCGTCGCCGCCGGCCTCGTGACGTTTACCAGCAGAGAAGAGTTGGCCGCGCAGCTCGCGCCGGTCGCAGACGAGATCATCGCCCGCAGGGCCGTACTGTTGGACCACTCACCTGCTTGGCGGCCCTCCGGTCCCGCTGCTTCCGCGGCGTTTCGGTCAGTACGCGACGCCGTCGCGGCCGGAAGTGACCGTCGCCACCCGCTTGAGGACGGTGAGGTCGTGGAGCTCGCACGAGCACTGTTCGACCCATCGGTTCGGGACGCGTGCGTGAGCTTCGCGTTCGGGCCGAGGGCTGAGACCGCTGAGCGGTTGTGGCTCGAACTCACACGCGGCTGCCCGACCTCCGTGCGTGCCAATCCCACCGTCCTGCTGGCCTTGTCGGCCTATATCCGCGGCGATGGAGCGCTGGCCTCCCTCGCACTCGATCACGCACTGTCCGCGGAGCCGCGCCACAGGCTTGGCACCTTGCTGCGCACCTCCGTGGACGGTGGGCTGCCCGACCGGATCGTCGCATTCTTCCATGATTCCTCAATCGCGGAAACCGAACGTCTTCTGAAGTCCCCCGGTGAGCAGGACACTCGAGGACAGATTCACCGGTAGTGGACACAGCATCGGAACCCATCGGGTTCCGTTGAGAGTGCTGGAAAATTGATCGCTGTAGTCAGTAGAGGTTCCAGTCCCGCCACTGCTATGACGTGTCAGAACAGCCTTCAACCCCTGCTCATGATCTGTCCGGGCGCCGCTGCTGTGAGAGTCACGATCGGCTGAGTGCGATCGGGCCATCCGAGGATCGAAATCCCGTCCGAGGTGCTGCGTGGACGCGGTCATGCCAGCAGAAGCCCCGCAGTGCTCCAAGGGCGCCTTCGGCGTCGCTACGCGAGGCCGCGCCCCCTTGGCCCACCACGGCGCTCCCGCTACGGCACTGCCCGTCCACGCAGCACCAGACGGGAGAGCCCATGCCTGTGACTTGTAGAAACCGCAAACGTCATGCCGACGATGCGCCGGCCGTGCACGACAGTGTCGACGCGGTACGCGCCTGCTTCCTCGCCGAACAGATCTGGACCTGCGACTGGCAGGTCCCTGCTCGCAACGACGAGGACGGCGAGGACTACGCCGTGGACTGTGGCGGCCTGGCGTGGTTCTTGCCCGATGACCGTGGCTACACCTGCGAATACGGCCACGAACACATCCACGCCGAGGTGCGCCGGCGTGAGCGCTGGGACTACGCCGCCGACCCGCAGGAAGCCGGCCTGCTCGCAGGCCGCGGTATTCAGCCCGTCGCCATGAACGGCGGTGGCATCGATATCGACCCCCAAGCGATGCGTTACGCGGCCTCACTACCCGGCTGATTCCCCACCACAGCAACAAACCGTGCTTCTCGCGGTCGGTGGCCACCCGCACATCGGTGGCCACCGACCGCATCTTTCGCTCGACCCCACCGTGAAGGGCCCGATCATGCCTCCAACAGCCGATCCCACTGTCGCTGTCGAACTCACTCTGACCGACGGCCGCCTCATCCATGTTCGCTCGGTGATCGCCAAGCGGGTCCGCGGCGTCGATGCCGATGGCGACCCGCTTGTTCCACTGGGCGAGACGGACAACCCGATCCGCGACGAAGACGGCGAGTACTTGATTCCGCTGACGACCTGCTGCCAGGCCAGTGGCAAAGGAAGCGGTTCCGGCACTGGCGTGGTGTGCCGCCACTGCCATCAGCAGGTCGACGCCAAATACGGAGGCCGCGGCACCCTCACCGCGGCCGTTGTGACCGACACCCCCGGTCAGCGAGCCAACGGACTCACGCCCCTGCTGGTCCAGCGTGCTCTCGCGACTCACGCCACGTCGACCGCGCCATGGGCCTCTGTCGAGGACGCGCTGTCGGTGTTGCGTGAGGACACCAGGCCACCCACGAACGTGGACAGACAGACCTGGCTCGACGGCATCGACGAGACCCTCAGCCTGCTGCGCACCGCCACGACTGTGCTGCTCTCACCGGCTCGGCACTTCCTCCTGATTCACAGCCGTGTACTGCGCAACCGTCCGCTGAAGTGGTACGTGGTGCACGTCGCCACCGGGGTGCACCTGCCCCAACTCGGCGTACTCGAACTGCAGAACAGCACCAGCCCGCAGGGAGCCGGGATGGACCTGTCCGAGCAGGCTGTCATGGACTACGTCAACTGCGTCGAACGGTTGCCCGGTCGACACGGTGGCCCTGTCGACTGGAGTGCCGCGGCAACCGACCTGTGGGCCGGACTGAGCCGTTGGCAGGATCCGCTCGCCGAGCATGACGGCCAGGACCTCGACGGCCCGCAGCGCGGTAGCTCCCGTGTGAGCACCGCCGCCCGGCAGTTGCACCGCGCGGCGGTGCTGCACTCCTTGGCCGCGGACCCGGCGGTCGACCTCACGGCCGAGACCGTTCAACAAGTGATGCTCGATCTGCTCGTCGAGGCGCTGCCACCGGTGTACGGCCGAGATCCTGCCGGACCGGCGATCCACCTGCGCGACTTCCTGCGCCGGCTCAACGGGGGCCGCCGCCGCAACCGCTCCGACACCCGCACCCCGGAGGCATGCCACGGTGACACCCGCACCGCCGCAGTGGTGACCCTCGCCGCGTTGACAGCGTTCGGCGGTGACCCCCGGACGGCCGTGCACTCACTGCGCGAACATGCCGCGCGATTGCCCAGCGAGCAAGACTGGTATGCCACCGCAGACAGGGTGGAACGCCTGCTGCACGCCGCACTACTGATCGGAGAGCTGTTCTCACCCGAACCAACCGAGCGCCAACTGCTACGTCACATCAAGCTCGGTGACGTCATCACCATCCTGCGTCCGAAGCCCGCACCGCTACGTCATCCCATCGACCGCGTGGTGCAAGTGATCGGCCCAGTGCAGTACCTGGAATTGGGAGTCGTCAACGGCGCCGAGCAGTTCGTCATCCCGGTCAGCGACCTCACCAACCAGCCGCCGAAGCCAGCGATGCTGGTGATCACACCCGGCAAGTCGTTCACGCTGATGATGCTCGACCCGCGCCCGTGGTCCAACACGGTATCCATTCCCGCGGCGGCGCTGGACCGGTGGGCGATCCTGCCCGCCGATGCCGCGGGCATGACCCAAGACGTGCTCGCTGACCGTGTCCGTACCGCATCACGTCGCGCCGCTGACGCCTTCGACAAGTCCGACACAGCTACCGAGCCGGCCACCACCGCACCGACCTCGCCACAGCAGCCCACGAACTGACCACCAGCCCTCTCCGACGGTCGCTCACGCCGGCGGATCCGAGGCGGAGAAGCCATCTCCCGTGGTCGGCCACACCACCGCTCACCCGCCACCCGCGGCGAGCTGGCGCGCTCCGCGTTGTACGTCACCACCCCACCGATCCCGCCAGGAGGCACATGATGCCCACAGCCGGCACTTCGGCCGTCGACCCGATCCGCATCCTGCTTGACTCCATCGATGAGCGCGTCCAGTTCCCGCGCGGCCATGTCATCTTCGCGGCGGGCGAGCCGGGGGACCGTCTCTACGTCATCGAGTCCGGAAAGGTGAAGATCGGACGCAGGTTGCCCAGCGGCCGTGAGCACCTGCTGAACATCTTCGGTCCGTCCGACATGTTCGGCGAACTGTCCCTGTTCGACCCCGGACCACGAACCGCCACGGCCACCGCGGTGACAGCGGTGCACACGGTCAGCATGGACCGCGCCGCGCTACGTCAGGCGATCGGCAGCAGGCCCGAGATCGCCGAGCAATTGTTGCGGTCGCTGACTCGCCGACTGCACCAGGCCAACGCTATGACTGTCGATCTCACGGTCACCGACGTCGCAGGCCGTGTGGCCAAAACCCTTCTGCGGCTCACCGAGCGCTTCGGCAGCCAGGAAACCGGTCTGCTGCGGGTCACCCACGACCTGACTCAGGAAGAGATCGGCCAACTCGTCGGCGCCTCGCGCGAAACCGTCAACAAGGCCCTGGCCCATTTCACCGAACGCGGTTGGTTGCGACGGGAGGGCAAGGGCGTGCTGATCCTCGACCCCGAGCGCTTGGCCCGCCGGGCGCGCTAGCGGTGTCGACCACACCAATACAGAGCACACGCCACCTGTGACGCGGTGGGCCGCAAGTGCAGCGGGCAGCCCACCGCAGACCACCGCCACCATCCACCCACTCCGCCAGGGAGTTCGCCGATGTCCACCGTCCACACCGTGTCCCTGACCGGCTTTCACGGCCACGTATCCACCCTCACCGCCACCACCACCGTAAGCACCCCCGCGATCACTTTCATCGGGGGACGCGTCCGCGGTGAACTCGAACTGCGCGAGCGAGTGTTCGCCGCCCTGACCAACTCCGGCTGGTCGATCCGGCACCACGCCGTCGAGGTAGATCTCGGCACGGCGGCCACGCCCTGCGCGGCCGCGGTGGCCGTCGCGATCCTCGCCGCCACCGCGGACATCCCCGCACACCGGTTGGCCGGTACCGCGGTGCTCGGCGAAGTCGGCCTGGACGGCAGCCTGCGCGCCACCCTCGGGACGCTGCCCGCCGTGCAGACCGCCCGCGCACACGGCGTTCGCCGGGTCATCGTGCCCGCCGCGGTACTCAACCAGGCCTCGCTCGTCGACGGGATCGAGGTGCTCGGCGCACACTGGCTGACCGAGGTCACCGCCTGGTTGCGCGGAGACGACACCGCACTCCACTCGTTCGTCGCGGCCACCGCAACCATGGTCGACGATGGGTGGCCGCCGACGCGGGCACTGGCGGCTCCGGTGCTGAGCACGGTCGAGATCGCCGCCGCCGGCGGCCACCACCTGCTGCTCGACGCCGTCGACAGCGCGGGCACCTTCCTGGTCGGGCAATGGCTGCACCACCTGCTACCCGACCTCACCACCGCCCAGCAACTCCAGGTCGCCGCGATCCGGTCGCTCATCGGCAACCTCACAGAACCCGTTCTGAGCAGCACCGCGCACCTGGTGATCGCCCACCACGGCAACACCCTCGCATCGCTGGTCGGTGACGCGGTGCCCGGCGCGGTCAGCAAAGCCCACCACAGCGTGCTGGTGGCCTGCGACCTCGACCAGTTCAGCAGCGCCGCGCTGAAGGTGTTGCAGCACGCGCTACTTCAGCGAGAAGTCACCATCGCCCATGGAGGCCACTCGCTGCACTACCCGGCCGGCTTCCAGCTGTTCGCCACCCGCATCCGGACCCTCGACAGCCGACAGCCACAGCGCGCGACGCCGCTGCTGGACACCATCGACATCCGACACACGCTGACCACAGCCGCCGCCGTATGGGGCCGGCGGCCCGACGCCCACGAACCTGATCAACTCGCTCGACTCCGGGCACAGGCCAGGACTCGGGTCGGCTACGCACGGGCGCGCGCTGCGGCCCGCTGGAGCAGCATCACCGGGGCAGTTCACAACGGACGTGACGTCACCAACACCCTCGTATCGCACGAGGTGCTCTACGCCCTGCCCGAGACCATCGCAGCGACCATCCATTTGCGACAGATCCTGGGTGCCCGCTTCCTTTCCCCGCGTGACCAC
This window contains:
- a CDS encoding DUF4192 domain-containing protein, with translation MSVTPSARVLGEPRDLIAAIPHLLGFHPHDSLVLVCVKHRQTVASLRIDLPPARHRQAHAVQALDMARGQDVDGILLFVIGGGVWVSSASELPHSGLIEVMKQTATSMGMRTILAVWAESTQAGARWHGYDSPDWTGTVRDPSTTALAAATVAAGLVTFTSREELAAQLAPVADEIIARRAVLLDHSPAWRPSGPAASAAFRSVRDAVAAGSDRRHPLEDGEVVELARALFDPSVRDACVSFAFGPRAETAERLWLELTRGCPTSVRANPTVLLALSAYIRGDGALASLALDHALSAEPRHRLGTLLRTSVDGGLPDRIVAFFHDSSIAETERLLKSPGEQDTRGQIHR
- a CDS encoding ATP-binding protein translates to MSTVHTVSLTGFHGHVSTLTATTTVSTPAITFIGGRVRGELELRERVFAALTNSGWSIRHHAVEVDLGTAATPCAAAVAVAILAATADIPAHRLAGTAVLGEVGLDGSLRATLGTLPAVQTARAHGVRRVIVPAAVLNQASLVDGIEVLGAHWLTEVTAWLRGDDTALHSFVAATATMVDDGWPPTRALAAPVLSTVEIAAAGGHHLLLDAVDSAGTFLVGQWLHHLLPDLTTAQQLQVAAIRSLIGNLTEPVLSSTAHLVIAHHGNTLASLVGDAVPGAVSKAHHSVLVACDLDQFSSAALKVLQHALLQREVTIAHGGHSLHYPAGFQLFATRIRTLDSRQPQRATPLLDTIDIRHTLTTAAAVWGRRPDAHEPDQLARLRAQARTRVGYARARAAARWSSITGAVHNGRDVTNTLVSHEVLYALPETIAATIHLRQILGARFLSPRDHDVVVRLAWTVADLADADLPDRGHVERALALRQPAAATREVR